In Actinoplanes sp. NBC_00393, a single genomic region encodes these proteins:
- a CDS encoding shikimate dehydrogenase, which produces MTDFRCGLVGAGIGTSLSPALHEEEGRSQGLRLSYTLFDVDRLGRVLDDAERDGFAGLNVTHPFKQQVIEQIDHLSPQARAIGAVNTVVFRDGKRYGHNTDAFGFTEAFRATLPGAPTRHVVQLGAGGAGAAVAHALHDMGVERLTIVDPDATRRAELAGRLDAAHVAAATPDLLTSADGLVNASPIGMHHHPGSPLPAELLHRDLWVVDIVYMPVVTELLRAARAAGAQAVGGTAMCAYQAAAAFQLFTGLTPDTERMLRHVDALLAARPSRSTRC; this is translated from the coding sequence ATGACGGATTTCCGTTGCGGACTGGTAGGAGCGGGGATCGGCACGTCGCTGTCACCGGCACTGCACGAGGAGGAGGGCCGTAGTCAGGGCCTCCGCCTCAGCTACACCCTGTTCGATGTGGACCGCCTCGGACGGGTGCTCGACGACGCCGAACGTGACGGCTTCGCCGGGCTCAACGTCACCCATCCCTTCAAACAACAGGTGATCGAGCAGATCGACCACCTGTCGCCGCAGGCCCGCGCCATCGGCGCGGTCAATACCGTGGTCTTCCGCGACGGCAAGCGGTACGGCCACAACACCGACGCGTTCGGGTTCACCGAGGCGTTCCGGGCCACCCTGCCCGGCGCACCGACCCGGCACGTCGTGCAACTGGGCGCCGGCGGTGCCGGAGCCGCGGTCGCCCACGCGCTGCACGACATGGGCGTCGAACGGCTCACCATCGTCGATCCGGACGCCACCCGCCGCGCCGAGCTGGCCGGCCGGCTCGACGCCGCCCACGTGGCAGCCGCCACGCCGGACCTGCTGACCAGCGCCGACGGACTGGTCAACGCCAGCCCGATCGGCATGCACCACCACCCGGGTTCACCGCTGCCCGCAGAGCTGCTCCACCGCGATCTGTGGGTCGTCGACATCGTCTACATGCCGGTCGTGACGGAGCTGCTTCGTGCCGCCCGTGCCGCCGGGGCGCAGGCGGTCGGCGGCACGGCGATGTGCGCATATCAGGCCGCCGCCGCGTTCCAGCTGTTCACCGGGCTCACCCCCGACACCGAGCGGATGCTGCGTCATGTCGATGCGCTGCTGGCCGCCCGTCCCTCCCGGAGCACGAGATGTTGA
- a CDS encoding AAA family ATPase has product MSWTDAPPASAGPIEKVLYEVKKTIVGQDLLLERLIVALLARGHILVEGVPGLAKTLAVKSLAEAIGGDFHRVQFTPDLVPADIIGTRIYHQPTGEFQVQLGPVFTNLLLADEINRAPAKVQSALLETMQERQVTIGRETHKLPNPFLVMATQNPIENEGVYPLPEAQVDRFMMKVVVGYPSVTEEFVVVERALAQAAVIQRIIDPATLVTLQQETDRVYVDPSLIEFAVNLAHATREPSRVGLTDLARYVTYGASPRSSISLVLAGRALAFMRGREYVVPEDLSDLALDVLRHRLVLSYEALSDEVSPDLILQKILANLSFPEPRGR; this is encoded by the coding sequence ATGAGCTGGACCGACGCCCCGCCGGCCTCCGCCGGACCGATCGAGAAGGTCCTGTACGAGGTCAAGAAGACCATCGTCGGCCAGGACCTCCTGCTCGAGCGGCTGATCGTGGCGCTGCTGGCCCGCGGCCACATCCTGGTCGAGGGTGTCCCCGGCCTGGCGAAGACCCTGGCCGTGAAGTCCCTCGCCGAGGCGATCGGCGGCGACTTCCACCGCGTCCAGTTCACTCCCGACCTGGTGCCGGCGGACATCATCGGCACCCGGATCTACCACCAGCCGACCGGCGAGTTCCAGGTGCAGCTCGGCCCGGTCTTCACCAACCTGCTGCTCGCCGACGAGATCAACCGGGCGCCGGCCAAGGTGCAGAGCGCGCTGCTGGAGACCATGCAGGAGCGGCAGGTCACCATCGGCCGGGAGACGCACAAGCTGCCCAACCCGTTCCTGGTGATGGCCACCCAGAACCCGATCGAGAACGAGGGCGTCTATCCGCTGCCCGAGGCACAGGTCGACCGGTTCATGATGAAGGTGGTGGTCGGCTACCCGAGCGTCACCGAGGAGTTCGTGGTGGTCGAGCGGGCGCTCGCGCAGGCCGCGGTGATCCAGCGGATCATCGATCCGGCCACGCTGGTCACGCTCCAGCAGGAGACCGATCGGGTGTACGTCGACCCGTCGCTGATCGAGTTCGCGGTGAACCTGGCCCACGCCACCCGTGAGCCGTCCCGGGTCGGGCTCACCGACCTGGCCCGCTACGTGACGTACGGCGCCAGCCCTCGCTCCTCGATCAGCCTGGTGCTGGCGGGCCGGGCGCTCGCCTTCATGCGCGGCCGGGAGTACGTGGTGCCCGAGGACCTCAGCGACCTGGCCCTCGACGTGCTCCGGCACCGTCTCGTGCTCTCCTACGAGGCGCTCTCCGACGAGGTCAGCCCGGACCTGATCCTGCAGAAGATCCTGGCCAACCTGTCGTTCCCGGAACCGCGAGGACGATAG
- a CDS encoding VWA domain-containing protein encodes MSLSWPWALLALLAVPLLLVARWWLNRRRKRAAVTVSSVALIRAALPGRTAWRRRIPVFLFLAGLLALAGAVARPQASMSVPSNNTTILLAIDVSGSMCNTDIAPNRLAVAADAAREFIEAQDGETRIGLVAFSGIAGLLVAPTTDKEPLLDSIETLKTGRGTAIGQAILTSIDAIAEKNPDVAATGVELDAVPPGATEDYEPDTIVVLTDGSNTTGVDPVTAAEQAAARRLRVYTIGFGTTDPQQLVCTADQINGDSPFGGGRNWGGGFGGGGRGGAREIDEEALTQVADLTGGRYFKAQDAEQLTDVLGDLPGEFGLVKQDVEVTVWFVLLGVLLAFSGVGLSMWWNRGPSLPRR; translated from the coding sequence ATGTCGCTGAGCTGGCCGTGGGCACTGCTCGCGCTGCTGGCCGTCCCGCTTCTGCTGGTGGCCCGCTGGTGGCTGAACCGGCGCCGCAAGCGGGCCGCGGTCACGGTGTCCAGCGTCGCGCTGATCCGGGCCGCCCTGCCCGGGCGGACCGCGTGGCGGCGCCGGATCCCGGTCTTCCTCTTCCTGGCCGGCCTGCTGGCGCTGGCCGGTGCGGTGGCCCGCCCGCAGGCGTCGATGTCGGTGCCGTCGAACAACACCACCATCCTGCTCGCGATCGACGTCTCCGGTTCGATGTGCAACACCGACATCGCCCCGAACCGGCTCGCCGTCGCTGCCGACGCGGCCCGCGAGTTCATCGAGGCCCAGGACGGGGAGACCCGGATCGGGCTGGTCGCCTTCTCCGGGATCGCCGGCCTGCTGGTCGCGCCGACCACCGACAAGGAGCCGCTGCTCGACTCGATCGAGACGCTGAAGACTGGCCGGGGCACGGCGATCGGCCAGGCGATCCTCACCTCGATCGACGCGATCGCCGAGAAGAACCCGGACGTGGCCGCGACCGGTGTCGAACTCGACGCCGTACCGCCCGGCGCCACCGAGGACTACGAGCCGGACACCATCGTGGTGCTCACCGACGGCTCCAACACCACCGGCGTCGACCCGGTGACCGCCGCCGAGCAGGCCGCGGCCCGCAGGCTGCGGGTCTACACCATCGGGTTCGGCACGACCGACCCGCAGCAGCTCGTCTGCACCGCCGACCAGATCAACGGCGACTCACCGTTCGGCGGCGGCCGCAACTGGGGCGGCGGCTTCGGCGGCGGCGGTCGCGGCGGCGCTCGGGAGATCGACGAGGAGGCGCTGACCCAGGTCGCCGACCTGACCGGCGGCCGCTACTTCAAGGCGCAGGACGCCGAACAGCTCACGGACGTGCTCGGCGACCTGCCCGGCGAATTCGGCCTGGTCAAGCAGGACGTCGAGGTCACGGTCTGGTTCGTCCTGCTCGGCGTGCTGCTGGCGTTCAGCGGCGTAGGCCTGTCGATGTGGTGGAACCGGGGCCCCAGCCTGCCGCGGCGTTGA
- a CDS encoding VWA domain-containing protein, translated as MSFLYPLLLVAALLVTGAAVTAYIALQRRRSAALAAAGFADRQGRIRRHLPAVLLLLALPILLVGLARPQAEVAVPRISGTVLLAFDISNSMSATDVAPSRLVAAQDAATRFVEEQPDTVDVGVLAFGNQALLTQAPTDDHAAAVAAIKRVKPSGGTSLGQAILVSLGTITGKPVALPEEGSAPTTQDLGYWPSATIVVFSDGEETGGPDVQAAAELAAAAGVRIQTVGVGTAEGGTVEVDGFQLGTALDEKTLTAIAQTTGGTYHPAGNADALTEATGAIDLRLTTEKEPIELTAPFAAAALLLLTLGGLLSTRWHGRIV; from the coding sequence ATGAGCTTCCTGTACCCACTGCTGCTCGTGGCCGCGCTGCTCGTCACCGGGGCGGCGGTCACCGCGTACATCGCCTTGCAACGCCGCCGGAGTGCTGCGCTCGCCGCGGCCGGATTCGCCGACCGCCAGGGCCGGATCCGGCGGCACCTGCCGGCCGTGCTGCTGCTCCTCGCGCTGCCGATCCTGCTCGTCGGCCTGGCCCGGCCGCAGGCCGAGGTGGCCGTGCCCCGGATCTCCGGCACCGTGCTGCTCGCCTTCGACATCTCGAACAGCATGTCCGCCACCGACGTGGCGCCGAGCCGGCTCGTCGCCGCCCAGGACGCCGCCACCAGATTCGTCGAGGAGCAGCCGGACACCGTCGACGTCGGTGTGCTCGCCTTCGGCAACCAGGCGCTGCTCACCCAGGCGCCGACCGACGACCACGCCGCCGCGGTGGCCGCGATCAAACGGGTCAAGCCCAGCGGCGGCACCTCGCTCGGCCAGGCGATCCTCGTCTCGCTCGGCACCATCACCGGCAAGCCGGTCGCGCTGCCCGAGGAGGGATCGGCGCCGACCACACAGGACCTCGGCTACTGGCCGTCGGCGACGATCGTGGTCTTCTCCGACGGCGAGGAGACCGGGGGACCGGACGTGCAGGCCGCCGCCGAACTCGCGGCCGCCGCCGGGGTGCGGATCCAGACGGTCGGCGTCGGCACGGCCGAGGGCGGGACCGTCGAGGTGGACGGCTTCCAGCTCGGCACCGCCCTGGACGAGAAGACGCTGACCGCGATCGCGCAGACCACCGGCGGGACGTACCACCCGGCCGGCAACGCGGACGCGCTGACCGAGGCCACCGGCGCCATCGACCTGCGCCTGACCACCGAGAAGGAGCCGATCGAACTGACCGCGCCGTTCGCGGCCGCGGCCCTGCTGCTCCTGACGCTCGGCGGGCTGCTGAGCACCCGCTGGCACGGAAGGATCGTCTGA
- a CDS encoding bifunctional sugar phosphate isomerase/epimerase/4-hydroxyphenylpyruvate dioxygenase family protein, whose product MRRSIATVCVSGTLDDKLTAAAAAGFDGIELFENDLLVSPRSPEDIRTRCADLGLSIDLYQPFRDFEAVPADLLRANLERAERKFDVMAALGVDTVLVCSSVSPSAVDDDELAADQLSQLADRAAARGMRIAYEALAWGRHVSTWDHSWRIVQHADHPALGLCLDSFHVLSRSTEPSGIADITPGKIFFLQLADAPYLRMDVLQWSRHHRLFPGQGAFDLPGFVNLVLAAGYDGPLSLEVFNDVFRQSDPARTAVDAMRSLIALEDRLAVRRLPPAPELAGHSFTEFAVDGRSGPSLREALRGLGFTHTGQHRTKPVELWEQAACRIVLNSAVTSPGDAAINAFAIASQDPGRSLQRAEALLAPAHPNVREPGEAELAAITAPDGTSVFVTGADNDWRSDFLPTGASSPGAGLLTTDHLGLAQPFDHFDEAGLFYHSVLGLEHLATEEYAAPFGLMRSRAVATPDRAVRVALTVALLRRGEWAPAVADPQHVAFRTDDIVATASALTLPRLPVPSNYYADLAARFGLADDFVTTLSRYGILYDRSPTGGELLQLYTPVLGGRVFFEIVERRGGYDGFGEANAPVRMAAQRHLRLSTR is encoded by the coding sequence ATGCGCCGTTCCATCGCCACGGTCTGTGTGTCCGGCACGCTGGACGACAAGCTCACCGCGGCTGCCGCCGCCGGATTCGACGGCATCGAGCTGTTCGAGAACGATCTGCTGGTCTCACCCCGGTCCCCCGAGGATATTCGTACGCGCTGCGCCGACCTCGGCCTGAGCATCGACCTCTACCAGCCCTTCCGTGACTTCGAGGCGGTGCCCGCCGACCTGCTCCGGGCGAACCTGGAGCGTGCCGAGCGCAAATTCGACGTGATGGCCGCCCTCGGCGTGGACACCGTGCTGGTGTGTTCGTCGGTCTCCCCGTCGGCGGTCGACGACGACGAACTGGCCGCCGACCAGCTGTCGCAGCTGGCCGACCGGGCAGCCGCGCGCGGGATGCGGATCGCCTATGAAGCGCTGGCCTGGGGTCGGCACGTCTCCACATGGGACCACTCCTGGCGGATCGTGCAGCACGCGGACCATCCGGCGCTCGGGCTCTGCCTCGACTCGTTCCACGTCCTGTCCCGTTCCACGGAGCCGTCCGGGATCGCCGACATCACCCCCGGGAAGATCTTTTTCCTGCAGCTGGCCGACGCGCCCTACCTGCGCATGGACGTCCTGCAGTGGAGCCGGCACCACCGGCTCTTCCCCGGTCAGGGCGCCTTCGACCTGCCCGGCTTCGTCAACCTGGTGCTCGCCGCCGGCTACGACGGTCCACTGTCGTTGGAGGTCTTCAACGACGTCTTCCGGCAGTCCGACCCGGCACGGACCGCGGTCGACGCGATGCGCTCGCTGATCGCTTTGGAGGACCGGCTCGCTGTCCGGCGCCTCCCGCCCGCTCCGGAACTGGCCGGGCATTCCTTCACCGAGTTCGCCGTCGACGGCCGGTCCGGCCCGTCGTTGCGGGAAGCGCTGCGCGGTCTCGGTTTCACGCACACCGGCCAGCACCGCACCAAGCCGGTCGAGCTGTGGGAGCAGGCGGCCTGCCGGATCGTGCTGAACAGCGCGGTCACCTCACCCGGCGACGCGGCCATCAACGCCTTCGCCATCGCGTCGCAGGACCCGGGGCGGTCCCTGCAGCGAGCCGAGGCGCTGCTCGCACCCGCACACCCCAACGTCCGGGAGCCCGGCGAGGCCGAACTCGCCGCGATCACCGCACCCGACGGCACCAGCGTCTTCGTCACCGGCGCGGACAACGACTGGCGCTCCGACTTCCTGCCCACCGGAGCCTCGTCTCCCGGCGCCGGCCTGCTGACGACCGACCATCTCGGCCTCGCGCAGCCCTTCGATCACTTCGACGAGGCCGGCTTGTTCTACCACTCGGTGCTCGGCCTGGAACATCTCGCCACCGAGGAGTACGCCGCCCCGTTCGGCCTGATGCGCTCCCGGGCCGTCGCCACCCCCGACCGCGCGGTGCGGGTGGCCCTGACCGTCGCCCTCCTCCGCCGAGGCGAGTGGGCCCCGGCCGTCGCCGACCCGCAGCACGTGGCCTTCCGCACCGACGACATCGTGGCCACGGCTTCCGCGCTCACCCTGCCCCGCCTGCCCGTCCCATCGAACTACTACGCGGACCTCGCGGCCCGATTCGGCCTGGCCGACGACTTCGTCACCACCCTGAGCCGCTACGGCATCCTGTACGACCGCTCCCCCACCGGCGGCGAGTTGCTGCAGCTCTACACCCCGGTACTCGGCGGCCGCGTGTTCTTCGAGATCGTCGAACGGCGTGGCGGCTACGACGGCTTCGGTGAGGCCAACGCCCCGGTCCGGATGGCCGCCCAGCGCCACCTCCGCCTGAGCACCCGCTGA
- a CDS encoding TetR/AcrR family transcriptional regulator encodes MTQEKSMSALAGERRRDAERTRAELLDVATEEFAERGYSGARVDEIAARTRTTKRMIYYYFGGKEQLYLAVLERAYAEIRAAERTVDVDHLDPVAALRRLAEVTFDHHEAHPAFIKLVGVENAQQAKHMNHVARLVDLNSSAVALLDDVLTRGRRDGTFREGVDALDVHMLISSFCFFRVANRHTFGALFDRDLLAPERREHYRTMLGDLVTGYLKI; translated from the coding sequence ATGACGCAGGAGAAATCGATGTCGGCACTCGCGGGAGAGCGGCGGCGCGACGCCGAGCGCACCCGTGCCGAGCTGCTCGACGTGGCCACCGAGGAGTTCGCCGAGCGCGGCTACAGCGGCGCCCGGGTCGACGAGATCGCCGCCCGGACCCGCACGACGAAGCGGATGATCTACTACTACTTCGGCGGCAAGGAGCAGCTCTACCTGGCGGTGCTGGAGCGGGCGTACGCGGAGATCCGGGCCGCCGAGCGCACCGTCGACGTCGACCACCTCGACCCGGTCGCGGCGCTGCGCCGGCTGGCCGAGGTCACCTTCGACCACCACGAGGCGCATCCCGCGTTCATCAAACTGGTCGGCGTGGAGAACGCCCAGCAGGCCAAGCACATGAACCACGTCGCCCGGCTCGTCGACCTGAACAGCTCGGCGGTCGCCCTGCTAGACGACGTCCTGACCCGCGGCCGGCGGGACGGCACCTTCCGTGAGGGTGTGGACGCGCTCGACGTACACATGCTGATCAGCTCTTTCTGCTTCTTCCGGGTTGCCAACCGGCACACGTTCGGCGCGCTCTTCGACCGGGATCTGCTGGCCCCGGAGCGCCGGGAGCACTACCGGACCATGCTCGGCGACCTGGTCACCGGTTATCTGAAAATCTGA
- a CDS encoding DUF58 domain-containing protein — protein sequence MATAPDRLLRRLEWKLGRRLDGRLQGAYRTVWHGTGIDFTDLREYTPEDDVRHIDWNVTARLDEPHVRQYTEDREMTAWFVIDRSASMRFGREAGKESVATELAIGLARLVARGGNRVGAILFDNVSQQVIPPRGGRDQILRIARELTSPPKQPADKNTTDLAAMLRLAANVTRRRRSLIFVMSDFIGDPGWDRSLAMLTHRHEVVVIRVVDPSELELPDLGLILVEDAETGETVLVDTSDPLLRGRLADQVSAREDTLAEGMRTAGVRPHRVTTDQDLLAVLIDMVRRSGR from the coding sequence GTGGCCACCGCACCCGATCGGCTGCTGCGGCGCCTGGAGTGGAAACTCGGGCGCCGCCTCGACGGACGCCTGCAGGGTGCCTACCGCACGGTGTGGCACGGCACCGGCATCGACTTCACCGACCTGCGGGAATACACGCCCGAGGACGACGTCCGGCACATCGACTGGAACGTGACCGCGCGCCTCGACGAACCGCACGTCCGGCAGTACACCGAGGACCGCGAGATGACCGCGTGGTTCGTCATCGACCGGTCGGCGTCGATGCGCTTCGGCCGCGAAGCCGGGAAGGAGTCGGTCGCCACCGAGCTGGCGATCGGCCTGGCCCGGCTCGTGGCGCGCGGCGGTAACCGGGTCGGGGCGATCCTCTTCGACAACGTCTCGCAGCAGGTCATCCCGCCGCGCGGTGGCCGCGACCAGATCCTGCGGATCGCGCGTGAGCTGACCTCGCCGCCGAAGCAGCCGGCCGACAAGAACACCACCGACCTGGCCGCCATGCTGCGGCTCGCCGCCAACGTCACGCGCCGGCGGCGCAGCCTGATCTTCGTGATGTCCGACTTCATCGGCGATCCGGGCTGGGACCGGTCGCTCGCCATGCTCACCCACCGGCACGAGGTGGTGGTGATCCGGGTGGTCGACCCGTCCGAACTGGAACTGCCGGACCTGGGCCTGATCCTGGTCGAGGACGCCGAGACCGGTGAGACGGTGCTGGTCGACACCAGTGATCCGCTGCTGCGCGGCCGGCTCGCCGACCAGGTCAGCGCCCGGGAGGACACGCTGGCCGAGGGCATGCGGACGGCCGGGGTACGCCCACACCGCGTCACCACCGACCAGGACCTGCTGGCCGTGCTGATCGACATGGTCAGGCGGTCCGGGCGATGA